In a single window of the Dinghuibacter silviterrae genome:
- a CDS encoding sulfite exporter TauE/SafE family protein, with the protein MVASLFAAFLLGFAGSAHCVGMCGPLVLSMPVRHLPEAARWRASGLYHAGRIGVYALGGLLFGLVGHQFVLAGWQQGLSIALGAGLLCKLVLRGPRFKPGGLHLQKTITWLWTSPSRGKYFWMGAANGLLPCGMVYIAIAAALTSDGPVKATAFMAFFGLGTLPMLLGLQVTGRMVGMTTRQNLRRALPYLTALMAVLLILRGLNLGIPFVSPVLAGRPPQAIRCH; encoded by the coding sequence ATGGTCGCTTCTCTTTTTGCAGCCTTCCTCCTGGGGTTCGCGGGTAGCGCCCATTGTGTGGGTATGTGTGGGCCGCTCGTCTTATCCATGCCTGTGCGGCACCTGCCGGAGGCAGCGCGATGGCGCGCATCCGGCTTGTACCATGCCGGCCGGATCGGGGTGTACGCATTGGGCGGGCTTCTTTTTGGATTGGTAGGGCACCAGTTCGTGTTGGCCGGGTGGCAGCAGGGGTTGTCGATCGCGCTGGGCGCGGGACTTTTGTGCAAGCTCGTCCTCCGGGGGCCACGGTTCAAGCCGGGCGGGCTGCACCTCCAAAAAACCATCACATGGCTATGGACTTCCCCCTCCCGCGGCAAATACTTCTGGATGGGCGCCGCCAACGGCCTCTTACCCTGCGGGATGGTCTATATCGCCATTGCCGCCGCCCTTACCAGCGACGGCCCCGTAAAGGCCACGGCCTTTATGGCATTTTTCGGCCTGGGCACCCTGCCCATGCTGTTAGGGCTACAGGTCACAGGCAGGATGGTGGGCATGACCACCCGGCAAAATTTGAGAAGGGCCTTGCCTTACCTGACGGCACTCATGGCCGTTTTATTGATCCTGCGAGGGCTGAATCTGGGTATACCGTTTGTAAGCCCGGTACTGGCGGGAAGACCGCCCCAGGCGATCCGGTGCCATTAG
- a CDS encoding sensor histidine kinase, translated as MFKERAQHILLSCTVVTLGSALLQYLYPSYTLFDGGLIVAILLTVFLKSDHYTRVFGWTGVALVILASFYSTENADRKQLIFQHLFSLIIIILTTVFILYVKKLYRSIEADQHQFRALFEHATEGIILTDDRGVIVLLNPAGAAMFGYASKELTGANIDKLVPDRFHPAHAGHRDRYYQQPGNRAMGHGRDLFARAKDGTEFPVEVSLSHYRQYGRMFVIAFIVDISQRKQSERELLQLNTGLEVKVEQRTAILREALQELERSQEELNAALSKEKELGEIKSRFVSMASHEFRTPLSTILSSANLLARYTQTEDQDKRDKHIKRTRDAVKHLNNLLDDFLSLGRLEEGKVRAEPAWMSLAPLLEEVTEEMQALAKPGQVIHCNCPDDQLLYSDKRLLKNILVNLLNNASKFSPEGAPIHLEGRRHPDRHITVTVRDNGIGISTEDKQHLFTSFFRGGNALNIEGTGLGLHIVRRYLDLLDGDIWLDSKEGEGTSVTIELPERIG; from the coding sequence ATGTTTAAAGAGCGAGCCCAGCACATCCTACTGAGCTGTACCGTGGTCACCCTTGGTTCGGCGCTGCTTCAATATCTCTACCCCTCTTACACCCTGTTCGACGGCGGTCTCATCGTCGCCATCCTGCTGACGGTTTTCCTGAAAAGCGACCACTATACACGGGTTTTCGGCTGGACAGGCGTCGCCCTTGTCATCCTGGCTTCTTTTTACAGCACGGAGAACGCCGACCGGAAACAGCTTATATTCCAGCACCTTTTTTCCCTGATCATCATCATCCTGACAACGGTTTTTATTCTCTATGTAAAAAAACTGTACCGCTCGATCGAAGCCGATCAACACCAGTTCCGGGCCCTCTTCGAGCACGCCACCGAAGGCATCATCCTGACCGACGACCGGGGGGTCATCGTGTTGTTGAATCCCGCCGGGGCGGCCATGTTTGGCTACGCCAGCAAAGAATTGACCGGGGCGAACATCGACAAGCTGGTCCCGGATCGTTTTCACCCAGCTCATGCCGGGCATCGCGACCGGTACTACCAACAACCCGGGAACCGGGCCATGGGCCACGGACGGGATCTTTTTGCACGGGCGAAGGACGGTACCGAATTCCCGGTGGAAGTCAGTCTAAGCCACTACCGGCAATACGGCCGGATGTTCGTCATCGCTTTTATCGTCGACATCAGCCAGCGCAAACAATCCGAAAGGGAGCTGCTGCAGTTAAATACCGGTCTGGAGGTCAAGGTCGAACAACGCACCGCCATCCTGCGCGAGGCGCTCCAGGAACTGGAACGGTCCCAGGAGGAATTGAACGCCGCCCTGAGCAAGGAGAAAGAACTGGGGGAGATCAAGTCCCGTTTCGTGTCGATGGCGTCTCATGAATTCCGGACACCTCTAAGCACCATCCTGTCTTCCGCCAATTTACTGGCCCGGTACACACAAACCGAAGACCAGGACAAACGGGATAAACACATCAAGCGCACCCGGGACGCCGTCAAGCACCTCAATAACCTGTTGGATGACTTCCTGTCCCTCGGCCGGCTCGAAGAGGGTAAGGTCAGGGCCGAACCGGCGTGGATGTCCCTTGCCCCCCTGCTGGAGGAGGTCACCGAAGAAATGCAGGCGCTCGCCAAACCCGGTCAGGTCATCCACTGCAACTGCCCGGACGACCAGCTCCTCTATTCCGACAAACGGCTTTTGAAAAACATCCTGGTGAACCTCCTGAACAATGCCTCAAAATTCAGCCCGGAAGGGGCACCCATCCACCTGGAGGGACGCCGCCACCCGGATCGGCACATCACGGTCACCGTCCGGGACAACGGCATCGGCATTTCCACGGAAGACAAACAACACTTGTTCACCAGCTTTTTCCGGGGCGGAAACGCGCTCAACATCGAAGGAACCGGGCTGGGGTTGCACATTGTCCGCCGGTACCTGGACCTGCTCGATGGGGATATATGGCTTGACAGCAAAGAAGGAGAAGGAACAAGTGTCACGATCGAGCTGCCGGAGCGCATCGGCTAA
- a CDS encoding CcoQ/FixQ family Cbb3-type cytochrome c oxidase assembly chaperone — MKFINYLEKISGVSIYGMTSLLLFGTIFTIMLVWALRADKGMIEEIRKMPLEEK; from the coding sequence ATGAAATTTATCAACTACCTGGAAAAAATCAGCGGGGTAAGCATCTACGGCATGACCTCCCTGCTGTTGTTCGGTACCATCTTCACGATCATGCTGGTGTGGGCGCTCAGGGCGGACAAGGGGATGATCGAGGAAATCAGGAAGATGCCATTGGAAGAAAAATAA
- a CDS encoding adenine nucleotide alpha hydrolase family protein codes for MKKVLVHIEKGHYPQELLDFVGKMDPLGHIALTAAFLPESDYAGVAAATPDLPHHRQKLGDFCTDRGIRLGIHSDYHDFELPCLQSESRYADLMLLSARHFFETQASEQPNAWMREMLRDAECPVLLLPDNAPLPGELILAYDGSADSMYAIRQFAYLFPELMGVHATLVFISNNPEAQIPHAAGVREFCVTHYKRFRMLRLTMKPVEFYHTWIGMMTHPWLITGSYGRSFLSEMLSKSFSSEVIREHRIPVFVAHR; via the coding sequence ATGAAAAAGGTGCTCGTTCACATTGAAAAGGGACATTATCCGCAGGAATTGCTGGATTTCGTCGGCAAGATGGACCCGTTGGGCCACATTGCCCTGACAGCGGCTTTCCTACCGGAATCGGACTACGCCGGGGTGGCGGCGGCAACACCGGACCTGCCTCACCACAGACAAAAGTTGGGTGATTTTTGCACCGACCGGGGTATCCGGCTGGGCATACATTCGGATTATCACGACTTCGAATTGCCTTGCCTGCAAAGCGAGTCCAGATATGCCGACCTGATGTTGCTGAGTGCCCGCCATTTTTTTGAGACGCAGGCTTCCGAACAGCCGAATGCCTGGATGCGGGAGATGCTCCGGGACGCAGAATGCCCGGTGCTGTTGCTGCCGGATAACGCTCCACTGCCGGGGGAACTGATCCTGGCCTATGACGGGTCGGCGGATTCGATGTACGCGATCCGGCAGTTTGCCTACCTGTTCCCGGAATTGATGGGCGTTCACGCCACGCTCGTCTTTATCAGCAACAACCCCGAGGCACAGATCCCTCACGCGGCAGGCGTCCGGGAGTTTTGCGTGACGCATTACAAGCGCTTCCGGATGTTAAGGTTGACCATGAAACCGGTCGAATTCTACCATACCTGGATCGGCATGATGACCCACCCCTGGTTGATCACCGGCAGCTACGGGCGTTCCTTCCTGTCGGAAATGCTGTCCAAAAGTTTTTCTTCGGAGGTCATACGGGAGCACAGGATCCCGGTATTCGTGGCCCATCGTTGA
- a CDS encoding FixH family protein, protein MSWGNKLTVVFILFGAMISYMVYRCMKMPVDLVTADYYKEELAYQEVIDGTKAANALSALPRLSENGERIELCMPSEMRGRSLEGSIVFYCPSDMERDRRVSLQPDADGRQWIQLLPAGNYTAKVSWRSGGKLYYAEQPVYIH, encoded by the coding sequence ATGAGTTGGGGTAACAAATTAACGGTGGTATTTATTTTGTTCGGGGCCATGATCTCCTACATGGTATACCGTTGTATGAAAATGCCCGTCGACCTGGTCACGGCGGATTATTATAAAGAGGAGCTGGCCTACCAGGAGGTGATCGACGGCACGAAGGCCGCCAACGCCCTGTCTGCTTTGCCCCGCCTGTCGGAAAACGGGGAACGTATCGAGCTTTGTATGCCCTCGGAGATGCGCGGCCGGTCTCTGGAAGGGTCGATTGTATTCTACTGCCCTTCGGACATGGAAAGGGACAGGCGGGTATCGTTGCAGCCGGATGCGGATGGCCGGCAATGGATACAGTTACTCCCTGCCGGCAACTATACTGCAAAGGTGAGCTGGCGTTCAGGTGGGAAACTGTACTACGCGGAACAGCCGGTCTATATACATTGA
- the ccoG gene encoding cytochrome c oxidase accessory protein CcoG has protein sequence MDNSFRDQLATVDAKGHRKWIFAQKPHGKWYSARTYISWFFFVLFFALPFVYVHGQPFLQFNIPEARFIIFGKIFWPQDFFIFGLATVTFIIFVILFTAAFGRLFCGWVCPQTIFMEMLFRKLEYLIEGDAARQKILQKSPWTTEKILRKSAKHVVFYLLSFIIANTFLAYIISAKGLWAIITGPVTEHIPGLFAMLVFSGVFYAVYAFFREQACTVVCPYGRLQGVLLDRNSMIVAYDYKRGEPRGKFSKKTDTGLGDCIDCFQCVKVCPTGIDIRNGTQMECVGCTACIDACNHMMEKAGRTPNLIRYASENGISGHEPLRYTLRMKLYTALLSFLLLILAGLLLSRKDVDATVMRTPGMLFQERGADSVSNLYTIKVANKTIRKVPLDVRLVDLDGRVQVIGGSVIPLKAEEEGSGTFFVVLPKHAVKERKTRIRLALYEGDHKIGEIGTNFLGPIPGDGD, from the coding sequence ATGGACAACTCCTTCCGGGACCAACTGGCGACCGTGGACGCCAAAGGGCATCGCAAATGGATATTTGCGCAAAAACCGCACGGCAAATGGTATAGCGCACGAACCTATATCAGCTGGTTCTTTTTTGTCCTTTTTTTTGCCCTGCCCTTTGTATACGTCCACGGCCAGCCCTTTTTACAATTCAATATCCCCGAAGCCCGGTTCATCATCTTCGGGAAGATCTTCTGGCCGCAGGATTTTTTCATCTTCGGGCTGGCGACGGTGACCTTTATCATCTTCGTGATCCTGTTCACCGCGGCCTTCGGACGGTTGTTTTGCGGCTGGGTTTGCCCCCAGACAATCTTTATGGAAATGCTTTTCCGGAAATTGGAGTACCTGATCGAGGGGGACGCCGCCCGGCAAAAAATTTTGCAGAAGTCTCCCTGGACCACGGAGAAAATCCTCCGGAAGTCCGCGAAACACGTGGTTTTCTACCTGCTCTCCTTTATCATCGCCAATACCTTCCTGGCCTATATCATCAGTGCCAAAGGACTATGGGCAATCATCACGGGACCGGTCACCGAACACATCCCCGGTCTGTTCGCGATGCTGGTGTTCTCCGGCGTGTTTTATGCGGTGTATGCCTTTTTCCGGGAACAAGCCTGTACGGTGGTCTGTCCCTATGGCCGTCTGCAAGGGGTATTGCTGGACCGGAATTCGATGATCGTCGCCTACGATTATAAACGGGGAGAACCCCGGGGGAAATTCAGCAAAAAAACGGATACCGGTTTGGGCGATTGCATCGATTGCTTCCAGTGTGTAAAAGTGTGCCCGACGGGTATCGATATCCGCAACGGCACCCAAATGGAGTGTGTCGGGTGTACCGCCTGCATCGACGCCTGCAACCACATGATGGAGAAGGCCGGCCGGACACCCAACCTCATCCGCTACGCCTCCGAAAACGGCATATCCGGACATGAGCCGCTCCGGTACACCCTGCGGATGAAGCTGTATACGGCCTTGCTGTCTTTCCTGTTGCTGATTCTTGCGGGTTTGTTGCTCAGCCGTAAAGACGTCGATGCAACGGTCATGCGCACCCCCGGCATGCTCTTCCAGGAACGGGGCGCCGACAGCGTATCCAATTTGTATACGATCAAGGTTGCCAACAAAACGATCCGGAAAGTGCCCCTGGACGTGCGGCTGGTAGACCTGGACGGCAGGGTACAGGTCATCGGGGGAAGCGTCATTCCTTTAAAAGCGGAGGAAGAGGGTAGCGGCACCTTTTTCGTCGTGTTGCCGAAGCATGCCGTAAAAGAACGGAAGACGCGCATCCGGCTTGCCTTGTATGAAGGCGATCATAAAATTGGCGAGATCGGAACAAATTTTCTTGGACCCATCCCCGGTGACGGGGACTAA
- a CDS encoding cbb3-type cytochrome c oxidase N-terminal domain-containing protein, whose protein sequence is MSTLENPFVLVMTGIMVVLLLVIKSLASLLLAAAKRSWKEEQRARAGVLAAAPMISGISDTTFYMLVSIVALEVLVILYLLYNLRVLLTEHSAPKERKSIDYRAIWTKMNRFRPATEESAIDVGHDYDGIRELDNKLPPWWLYGFYATIIFACVYLWRYHVAHSAPLPAEEYRIAVEQAEIKKQEYLKNAANSVDENTVKLLTSPADLEAGKAIFQGTCFACHGKNGEGGVGPNLTDAYWLHGGTIQDVFKTIKYGWPDKGMKSWKDDFSPGQIAQIASYVKSLAGTNPPNAKAPQGTLMK, encoded by the coding sequence ATGTCTACTTTGGAAAATCCTTTTGTACTGGTGATGACCGGCATCATGGTGGTGCTCCTCCTGGTGATCAAATCGCTGGCCTCGCTCCTGTTGGCGGCGGCCAAACGCTCCTGGAAGGAAGAGCAGAGGGCCAGGGCCGGGGTACTGGCCGCCGCACCGATGATCAGCGGGATTTCAGACACTACCTTTTATATGCTGGTGTCGATTGTGGCCCTGGAGGTGTTGGTGATCCTGTACCTGTTATACAACCTTCGCGTGCTGTTGACAGAGCACAGCGCTCCCAAAGAGCGGAAGTCTATTGACTACCGGGCCATTTGGACGAAAATGAACCGATTCCGCCCAGCCACAGAGGAGTCAGCCATAGACGTCGGTCACGACTATGACGGCATCCGGGAACTGGACAATAAATTACCACCCTGGTGGCTGTATGGATTTTATGCCACCATCATTTTCGCCTGCGTATACCTCTGGCGCTACCACGTCGCGCATTCGGCGCCCCTGCCCGCGGAAGAATACCGGATCGCGGTCGAGCAGGCCGAGATCAAAAAGCAGGAATACCTGAAGAATGCCGCCAACAGCGTGGATGAGAATACGGTCAAACTCTTGACATCACCCGCCGACCTGGAGGCCGGGAAGGCCATCTTTCAAGGCACTTGTTTTGCCTGCCACGGGAAAAACGGGGAAGGGGGCGTCGGGCCCAACCTGACCGATGCGTATTGGCTGCACGGGGGGACCATACAGGACGTTTTCAAGACGATCAAGTACGGCTGGCCGGACAAGGGGATGAAAAGCTGGAAGGATGATTTTTCGCCCGGCCAGATTGCGCAGATTGCCTCTTATGTGAAGTCCCTGGCGGGGACAAACCCACCGAATGCAAAAGCGCCACAAGGAACACTCATGAAATAA